In the genome of Daucus carota subsp. sativus chromosome 9, DH1 v3.0, whole genome shotgun sequence, the window ctattttatttttcgaggagtcaaattgaccaatttttgactaaacattacagattatctattcattatttctaaaatctgaaagttgcatgttaaaatagattaaatatactttctaatggtataattttcattatttttctcaatcatCTGATAatgtaaattttagtcaaaatataatcaatttgaccggtcaaaagtcaaaatggacatgtaaaagcggatggagggagtattaatttaaaCCAGATTTGTCACGATAACTTTATTGTAGGCATTTTTCCAATAACAattggaaaataaaataaaatacaaacttGAATTTTGTACTAAGAAGCGGAAGAATGAGGTTTTATTGATTCTATTCATTCTCCTAATACGAGAATCGAATTCTCAAACTCCTTTTCGAAGAACATATATTCGAGATTACAACTTACAATCGAAGAGATAGTACTGCTTGGATGTAAGATGTAAGTAAGAGTGGTGTGTTTTGATTGTCCCCGAAAAATAACGAGGGGATGTCATATTTACACACATTAATTGTAATTTTATAATCTAATAGTTATAACTAAATTAACTTGCTGCAAGTGAGGATCCTGAGAAAGAAGGGAAGGCAATTTCACTACCACATTTTCCATAAGGAAAAACAGGGCACTCAATGAAGTGAAGCGCGGATTTATCAACACACATGTAAATTTGATAGAGCTGATATTGCTTAAATACATCTTTGTTGCAGTCGATCCATGGTGTAAACCCCGTTGCTTCTTTGATCGCTCCTTTGATCTCGTTTAATGTGTAATACTTCCCGTCCGTCGGTGTAATACCTAGATAAACAGTAGCTCGGTCATTACTGGAAAAAGCGTTTTTCGTTTAATCAAGTGCAAGTTTGGCAAACACCACTTCTGACTCTTTTGATAAAAAGCCGGCTTCTACTTCTCTTTTTGATAGAAGCATTTATAAAAAGCTGGAAATGCTGGCTTTTGGTTcaggacttttttttttttaccaaacagtttaatcacttataagttttaatttacttCTCGGTTCTTGTCCACTTCTTTACATTAACCGAGAAATACTTTTTTTAGATTTATTCAAACGACCCCCAAGTTTTTCTACTTATAAGTCCAAAACATGTTCAAAGTTACGTTTAGCTATTTTCCGACTTATAAGTCGGAAAAAGTCTACAAGACGGGTTCTGGATTCGAGTTACCTGCAGCTACGAGGGATTGGAGGGTATTGGCTTTCTCCTTGAGTAGCAGAGCATGAGCAAAATACGAGTGCTGATCTAGGTAGGATTCGCAACAAGTCCCGTGCTTATCCCATTCGTGTCCCCAGAACGTCAATCCGAAAGCACTGGGGCAAGCTAGCGTTGGCCAGTTCTCCAGCAAGCTGCTCGTCAGATCTACCACCTAATTAAAATTCACAATTTGCAGAACTTAAAACAAAAGCCGATTATAATTTCACGGTttcaacttataagttactTGTAAGCTAAGCCAAACGATGTCAATTATTAGTTTTGTACATACCTGAGAATAATCGAAAGTGTTGTTTGAATCACATTCAGTAGGGTACGAGCCATCTTTGTTATTAGGCCAAAGGCCGTGAATACCAAAATCCTCCTGTGGCTTCCCTGTGATCGGATAACAGCAGGCTTTCGTTGTATCGCAATAAGATGCCGGCCACTGCAAATTCAACAACATACGtaagatgataaaaaaatacCATACCAGTGCACAAGAATCCCGCATCAGTACTGACCTGTTGGACGAAATAGTAGAAGTCAAAGTCTTTCGAGACGACACTCAAG includes:
- the LOC108202850 gene encoding ribonuclease 1: MKLLKLLVLQCFMVLSVVSKDFDFYYFVQQWPASYCDTTKACCYPITGKPQEDFGIHGLWPNNKDGSYPTECDSNNTFDYSQVVDLTSSLLENWPTLACPSAFGLTFWGHEWDKHGTCCESYLDQHSYFAHALLLKEKANTLQSLVAAGITPTDGKYYTLNEIKGAIKEATGFTPWIDCNKDVFKQYQLYQIYMCVDKSALHFIECPVFPYGKCGSEIAFPSFSGSSLAAS